The Phalacrocorax carbo chromosome 11, bPhaCar2.1, whole genome shotgun sequence genome includes a region encoding these proteins:
- the LOC135315404 gene encoding uncharacterized protein LOC135315404 isoform X1, protein MLLCRPAELLGTSWALLAGLLVSLHQAAEAVGALERKAAAVGSSVLLPGPDNITHIYSMRWEYLNGTNARTILQYFSGSHNPAVHAPYTRRAVFHPSNGSLLLEDVQESDSGIYKATVNVGDRESLKILLEVLKPVSRPRLRSSALVAQATGEVLCDVAEGRVDTIAWKKDGQPLPPDRGFHLSDNLSVLYLRSAKKSDCGSYSCNASNGISWQEASLNVTIAGLSPPLQDVLRIAVVAVVFAAVSGWGLIFPVCQSEKLRIRGELWRWLSAYTCGLVCIASVLAGTAGILWMREEGPSIAIILPEIALTYVIVVTCLVSATVTFQPTKLIQLKSKTAQRTMGYAAPGGVLSVVLMTSFLLKNIHHRHEEGCTEFMDVTALTVSTAAVSALPLLAIFLCYHTTQGWLKEHDSSWADKERSFEMSQPSRQDAVSIR, encoded by the exons ATGCTGCTGTGCCGTCCCGCAGAGCTGCTGGGGACCAGCTGGGCGCTCCTTGCAG GGCTGCTGGTGTCCTTGCACCAGGCTGCAGAAGCGGTGGGAGCCCTCGAGAGAAAAGCCGCCGCCGTGGGATCCTCGGTGCTGCTTCCTGGGCCGGACAACATCACGCACATCTACTCCATGCGGTGGGAATACCTCAATGGCACCAACGCCCGCACCATCCTGCAGTACTTCAGCGGGTCCCACAACCCAGCCGTCCACGCGCCCTACACACGACGAGCCGTTTTCCATCCATCCAATGGATCTCTCTTGCTGGAGGATGTGCAGGAAAGCGACAGTGGCATCTACAAAGCCACTGTCAACGTGGGAGACAGGGAGAGCCTGAAAATCCTGCTGGAAGTCCTCA AGCCTGTGTCTCGCCCTCGGCTCCGGAGCAGTGCTCTGGTGGCCCAGGCCACCGGTGAGGTGCTCTGTGACGTGGCAGAGGGCAGGGTGGACACCATCGCCTGGAAGAAGGAcgggcagccccttcccccagACAGAGGTTTCCACCTCTCTGACAACCTCAGTGTTTTGTACCTGAGGTCGGCGAAGAAGTCAGACTGCGGCTCCTACTCCTGCAACGCCAGCAATGGGATAAGCTGGCAAGAAGCCTCCCTGAACGTCACCATTGCAG gtctctcccctcccttgcaAGATGTGCTGAGGATCGCGGTCGTTGCTGTGGTCTTTGCTGCCGTCTCGGGATGGGGATTAATTTTTCCCGTCTGCCAGTCTGAAAAGCTAAGAATAA GGGGGGAGCTGTGGAGGTGGCTCAGCGCTTACACCTGCGGGCTGGTGTGCATCGCCTCCGTCCTGGCAGGCACCGCCGGGATCCTCTGGATGCGAGAGGAAG GCCCTTCTATTGCGATCATATTGCCAGAGATCGCCCTTACATACGTGATCGTGGTAACCTGCCTGGTCTCCGCCACCGTGACCTTCCAGCCTACAAAGCTCATccaactgaaaagcaaaacag CACAGCGCACGATGGGCTACGCGGCTCCTGGAGGAGTGCTTTCGGTGGTGCTGATGACCAGCTTTCTCTTAAAGAACATCCACCATCGCCACG AAGAAGGATGCACGGAGTTCATGGACGTGACCGCTCTCACGGTCAGCACAGCAGCCGTGTCGGCCCTCCCGCTCCTCGCCATCTTCCTCTGCT ATCACACGACTCAGGGGTGGCTGAAGGAACATGACTCCAGCTGGGCGGACAAGGAGAG gTCCTTTGAAATGTCTCAGCCCAGCAGACAGGATGCTGTTTCCATCCGTTAG
- the LOC135315404 gene encoding uncharacterized protein LOC135315404 isoform X3, translating into MRWEYLNGTNARTILQYFSGSHNPAVHAPYTRRAVFHPSNGSLLLEDVQESDSGIYKATVNVGDRESLKILLEVLKPVSRPRLRSSALVAQATGEVLCDVAEGRVDTIAWKKDGQPLPPDRGFHLSDNLSVLYLRSAKKSDCGSYSCNASNGISWQEASLNVTIAGLSPPLQDVLRIAVVAVVFAAVSGWGLIFPVCQSEKLRIRGELWRWLSAYTCGLVCIASVLAGTAGILWMREEGPSIAIILPEIALTYVIVVTCLVSATVTFQPTKLIQLKSKTAQRTMGYAAPGGVLSVVLMTSFLLKNIHHRHEEGCTEFMDVTALTVSTAAVSALPLLAIFLCYHTTQGWLKEHDSSWADKERSFEMSQPSRQDAVSIR; encoded by the exons ATGCGGTGGGAATACCTCAATGGCACCAACGCCCGCACCATCCTGCAGTACTTCAGCGGGTCCCACAACCCAGCCGTCCACGCGCCCTACACACGACGAGCCGTTTTCCATCCATCCAATGGATCTCTCTTGCTGGAGGATGTGCAGGAAAGCGACAGTGGCATCTACAAAGCCACTGTCAACGTGGGAGACAGGGAGAGCCTGAAAATCCTGCTGGAAGTCCTCA AGCCTGTGTCTCGCCCTCGGCTCCGGAGCAGTGCTCTGGTGGCCCAGGCCACCGGTGAGGTGCTCTGTGACGTGGCAGAGGGCAGGGTGGACACCATCGCCTGGAAGAAGGAcgggcagccccttcccccagACAGAGGTTTCCACCTCTCTGACAACCTCAGTGTTTTGTACCTGAGGTCGGCGAAGAAGTCAGACTGCGGCTCCTACTCCTGCAACGCCAGCAATGGGATAAGCTGGCAAGAAGCCTCCCTGAACGTCACCATTGCAG gtctctcccctcccttgcaAGATGTGCTGAGGATCGCGGTCGTTGCTGTGGTCTTTGCTGCCGTCTCGGGATGGGGATTAATTTTTCCCGTCTGCCAGTCTGAAAAGCTAAGAATAA GGGGGGAGCTGTGGAGGTGGCTCAGCGCTTACACCTGCGGGCTGGTGTGCATCGCCTCCGTCCTGGCAGGCACCGCCGGGATCCTCTGGATGCGAGAGGAAG GCCCTTCTATTGCGATCATATTGCCAGAGATCGCCCTTACATACGTGATCGTGGTAACCTGCCTGGTCTCCGCCACCGTGACCTTCCAGCCTACAAAGCTCATccaactgaaaagcaaaacag CACAGCGCACGATGGGCTACGCGGCTCCTGGAGGAGTGCTTTCGGTGGTGCTGATGACCAGCTTTCTCTTAAAGAACATCCACCATCGCCACG AAGAAGGATGCACGGAGTTCATGGACGTGACCGCTCTCACGGTCAGCACAGCAGCCGTGTCGGCCCTCCCGCTCCTCGCCATCTTCCTCTGCT ATCACACGACTCAGGGGTGGCTGAAGGAACATGACTCCAGCTGGGCGGACAAGGAGAG gTCCTTTGAAATGTCTCAGCCCAGCAGACAGGATGCTGTTTCCATCCGTTAG
- the LOC135315405 gene encoding uncharacterized protein LOC135315405 isoform X2 — protein MLTWLQMAIIGYLLLVLHGSSAVVETTERRVAAEGSSALMHAPDVKNRKFTEWEYIRNTTPEFILQYYADSPSPNIYPAYKGRVIFYPKNGSILLQRLQEADSGIYKATVDLMRDKTRTTLLEVIKPVPQPELQFRLNPVGLPIELVCMVPEGTVTSISWKKDGHPLPPEKFCLLSENITKLQIRKAEKSDCGSYSCNVSNAISWKEEARNLVVTVSWDRHFVLRGCPQHGVSLLPCLAGLTPPLHHMQKLVVVTLMFVTVSTVTFVILLCQPRDHSYGEEAKKHLNLSIHGLLCISSLLMLATSIIWMQEKGLSAVYILLGLFSFAAAIATTWVGAAAVWRPAALYHFKSKMWYQVIQSSTALTTLAVDLLFATLFLHNIQELHEQGCSEAVDLTVSCVCAATTILIMLLLIFLRYHRNKQKSMVMKNPHMIETTEVMDSLVMEGTQRQRQEREQ, from the exons ATGTTAACCTGGCTGCAGATGGCCATCATAGGCT ACTTGTTGCTGGTTTTGCACGGCTCCTCTGCAGTGGTGGAAACCACAGAAAGAAGAGTCGCAGCTGAAGGATCCTCTGCGCTGATGCATGCGCCAGATGTCAAGAACAGAAAGTTCACCGAGTGGGAATATATAAGAAACACCACCCCTGAGTTCATCCTGCAGTACTATGCAGATAGCCCGTCTCCGAACATTTACCCAGCTTACAAAGGCAGAGTGATTTTCTATCCAAAGAATGGCTCGATCCTCCTGCAGAGGTTACAAGAGGCAGACAGTGGCATCTATAAAGCAACAGTTGATCTGATGAGGGATAAAACTCGGACAACCCTCCTTGAAGTTATCA AGCCTGTGCCCCAGCCTGAGCTCCAGTTCAGGTTGAACCCAGTAGGTTTGCCCATTGAGCTGGTCTGCATGGTGCCAGAAGGAACAGTGACTTCCATCTCCTGGAAGAAGGATGgacatccccttccccctgaAAAGTTCTGTCTGCTCTCTGAAAACATCACCAAGCTGCAGAtaaggaaagcagagaagtcAGACTGTGGCTCCTACTCCTGCAACGTCAGCAACGCAATAAGCTGGAAGGAGGAAGCCCGGAACCTGGTGGTGACAG TTTCCTGGGATCGCCACTTTGTGTTGCGGGGCTGCCCCCAGCATGGGgtttccctcctgccctgccttgcAGGTCTCACGCCTCCTCTACACCACATGCAGAAGCTGGTCGTCGTCACACTGATGTTCGTCACCGTCTCCACCGTCACCTTCGTTATCCTGCTCTGTCAGCCCAGAGACCACAGCTACG gagaagaggcaaagaaacatttaaatctGTCCATCCACGGGCTGCTGTGTATCTCCTCTCTCCTCATGCTTGCCACGTCCATCATCTGGATGCAGGAAAAAG GTCTTTCTGCTGTCTACATCTTGCTTGGGCTGTTCTCATTTGCTGCAGCAATAGCCACCACCtgggtgggagcagcagcagtgtggaGACCAGCAGCTCTCTACcacttcaaaagcaaaatgt ggTACCAAGTCATCCAGAGCTCCACAGCCCTCACAACCCTTGCTGTCGACTTGTTGTTCGCCACCCTCTTTCTCCACAATATCCAGGAGCTCCATG AGCAAGGTTGCTCGGAGGCCGTTGATCTGACCGTCAGCTGTGTCTGTGCTGCAACAACAATCCTCATAATGCTACTGCTCATCTTCCTGCGGT ATCACAGAAATAAGCAGAAGAGCATGGTGATGAAAAACCCGCATATGATCGAGACCACAGAAGTCATGGACAGCTTG GTGATGGAAGGAACCCAAAGACAGAGGCAGGAAAGGGAGCAATGA
- the LOC135315405 gene encoding uncharacterized protein LOC135315405 isoform X4, translating into MDSHSQEVYGIKFPQEKGFLLTSDEQNKRHEPVPQPELQFRLNPVGLPIELVCMVPEGTVTSISWKKDGHPLPPEKFCLLSENITKLQIRKAEKSDCGSYSCNVSNAISWKEEARNLVVTVSWDRHFVLRGCPQHGVSLLPCLAGLTPPLHHMQKLVVVTLMFVTVSTVTFVILLCQPRDHSYGEEAKKHLNLSIHGLLCISSLLMLATSIIWMQEKGLSAVYILLGLFSFAAAIATTWVGAAAVWRPAALYHFKSKMWYQVIQSSTALTTLAVDLLFATLFLHNIQELHEQGCSEAVDLTVSCVCAATTILIMLLLIFLRYHRNKQKSMVMKNPHMIETTEVMDSLQVMEGTQRQRQEREQ; encoded by the exons ATGGACAGCCACTCACAGGAAGTGTATGGCATAAAATTCCCTCAAGAGAAGGGATTTCTGCTCACATCTGATGAGCAAAACAAACGCCATG AGCCTGTGCCCCAGCCTGAGCTCCAGTTCAGGTTGAACCCAGTAGGTTTGCCCATTGAGCTGGTCTGCATGGTGCCAGAAGGAACAGTGACTTCCATCTCCTGGAAGAAGGATGgacatccccttccccctgaAAAGTTCTGTCTGCTCTCTGAAAACATCACCAAGCTGCAGAtaaggaaagcagagaagtcAGACTGTGGCTCCTACTCCTGCAACGTCAGCAACGCAATAAGCTGGAAGGAGGAAGCCCGGAACCTGGTGGTGACAG TTTCCTGGGATCGCCACTTTGTGTTGCGGGGCTGCCCCCAGCATGGGgtttccctcctgccctgccttgcAGGTCTCACGCCTCCTCTACACCACATGCAGAAGCTGGTCGTCGTCACACTGATGTTCGTCACCGTCTCCACCGTCACCTTCGTTATCCTGCTCTGTCAGCCCAGAGACCACAGCTACG gagaagaggcaaagaaacatttaaatctGTCCATCCACGGGCTGCTGTGTATCTCCTCTCTCCTCATGCTTGCCACGTCCATCATCTGGATGCAGGAAAAAG GTCTTTCTGCTGTCTACATCTTGCTTGGGCTGTTCTCATTTGCTGCAGCAATAGCCACCACCtgggtgggagcagcagcagtgtggaGACCAGCAGCTCTCTACcacttcaaaagcaaaatgt ggTACCAAGTCATCCAGAGCTCCACAGCCCTCACAACCCTTGCTGTCGACTTGTTGTTCGCCACCCTCTTTCTCCACAATATCCAGGAGCTCCATG AGCAAGGTTGCTCGGAGGCCGTTGATCTGACCGTCAGCTGTGTCTGTGCTGCAACAACAATCCTCATAATGCTACTGCTCATCTTCCTGCGGT ATCACAGAAATAAGCAGAAGAGCATGGTGATGAAAAACCCGCATATGATCGAGACCACAGAAGTCATGGACAGCTTG CAGGTGATGGAAGGAACCCAAAGACAGAGGCAGGAAAGGGAGCAATGA
- the LOC135315404 gene encoding carcinoembryonic antigen-related cell adhesion molecule 7-like isoform X2: MLLCRPAELLGTSWALLAGLLVSLHQAAEAVGALERKAAAVGSSVLLPGPDNITHIYSMRWEYLNGTNARTILQYFSGSHNPAVHAPYTRRAVFHPSNGSLLLEDVQESDSGIYKATVNVGDRESLKILLEVLKPVSRPRLRSSALVAQATGEVLCDVAEGRVDTIAWKKDGQPLPPDRGFHLSDNLSVLYLRSAKKSDCGSYSCNASNGISWQEASLNVTIAGLSPPLQDVLRIAVVAVVFAAVSGWGLIFPVCQSEKLRIRGELWRWLSAYTCGLVCIASVLAGTAGILWMREEGPSIAIILPEIALTYVIVVTCLVSATVTFQPTKLIQLKSKTAHDGLRGSWRSAFGGADDQLSLKEHPPSPRRRMHGVHGRDRSHGQHSSRVGPPAPRHLPLLSHDSGVAEGT, from the exons ATGCTGCTGTGCCGTCCCGCAGAGCTGCTGGGGACCAGCTGGGCGCTCCTTGCAG GGCTGCTGGTGTCCTTGCACCAGGCTGCAGAAGCGGTGGGAGCCCTCGAGAGAAAAGCCGCCGCCGTGGGATCCTCGGTGCTGCTTCCTGGGCCGGACAACATCACGCACATCTACTCCATGCGGTGGGAATACCTCAATGGCACCAACGCCCGCACCATCCTGCAGTACTTCAGCGGGTCCCACAACCCAGCCGTCCACGCGCCCTACACACGACGAGCCGTTTTCCATCCATCCAATGGATCTCTCTTGCTGGAGGATGTGCAGGAAAGCGACAGTGGCATCTACAAAGCCACTGTCAACGTGGGAGACAGGGAGAGCCTGAAAATCCTGCTGGAAGTCCTCA AGCCTGTGTCTCGCCCTCGGCTCCGGAGCAGTGCTCTGGTGGCCCAGGCCACCGGTGAGGTGCTCTGTGACGTGGCAGAGGGCAGGGTGGACACCATCGCCTGGAAGAAGGAcgggcagccccttcccccagACAGAGGTTTCCACCTCTCTGACAACCTCAGTGTTTTGTACCTGAGGTCGGCGAAGAAGTCAGACTGCGGCTCCTACTCCTGCAACGCCAGCAATGGGATAAGCTGGCAAGAAGCCTCCCTGAACGTCACCATTGCAG gtctctcccctcccttgcaAGATGTGCTGAGGATCGCGGTCGTTGCTGTGGTCTTTGCTGCCGTCTCGGGATGGGGATTAATTTTTCCCGTCTGCCAGTCTGAAAAGCTAAGAATAA GGGGGGAGCTGTGGAGGTGGCTCAGCGCTTACACCTGCGGGCTGGTGTGCATCGCCTCCGTCCTGGCAGGCACCGCCGGGATCCTCTGGATGCGAGAGGAAG GCCCTTCTATTGCGATCATATTGCCAGAGATCGCCCTTACATACGTGATCGTGGTAACCTGCCTGGTCTCCGCCACCGTGACCTTCCAGCCTACAAAGCTCATccaactgaaaagcaaaacag CGCACGATGGGCTACGCGGCTCCTGGAGGAGTGCTTTCGGTGGTGCTGATGACCAGCTTTCTCTTAAAGAACATCCACCATCGCCACG AAGAAGGATGCACGGAGTTCATGGACGTGACCGCTCTCACGGTCAGCACAGCAGCCGTGTCGGCCCTCCCGCTCCTCGCCATCTTCCTCTGCT ATCACACGACTCAGGGGTGGCTGAAGGAACATGA
- the LOC135315405 gene encoding uncharacterized protein LOC135315405 isoform X1: MLTWLQMAIIGYLLLVLHGSSAVVETTERRVAAEGSSALMHAPDVKNRKFTEWEYIRNTTPEFILQYYADSPSPNIYPAYKGRVIFYPKNGSILLQRLQEADSGIYKATVDLMRDKTRTTLLEVIKPVPQPELQFRLNPVGLPIELVCMVPEGTVTSISWKKDGHPLPPEKFCLLSENITKLQIRKAEKSDCGSYSCNVSNAISWKEEARNLVVTVSWDRHFVLRGCPQHGVSLLPCLAGLTPPLHHMQKLVVVTLMFVTVSTVTFVILLCQPRDHSYGEEAKKHLNLSIHGLLCISSLLMLATSIIWMQEKGLSAVYILLGLFSFAAAIATTWVGAAAVWRPAALYHFKSKMWYQVIQSSTALTTLAVDLLFATLFLHNIQELHEQGCSEAVDLTVSCVCAATTILIMLLLIFLRYHRNKQKSMVMKNPHMIETTEVMDSLQVMEGTQRQRQEREQ, encoded by the exons ATGTTAACCTGGCTGCAGATGGCCATCATAGGCT ACTTGTTGCTGGTTTTGCACGGCTCCTCTGCAGTGGTGGAAACCACAGAAAGAAGAGTCGCAGCTGAAGGATCCTCTGCGCTGATGCATGCGCCAGATGTCAAGAACAGAAAGTTCACCGAGTGGGAATATATAAGAAACACCACCCCTGAGTTCATCCTGCAGTACTATGCAGATAGCCCGTCTCCGAACATTTACCCAGCTTACAAAGGCAGAGTGATTTTCTATCCAAAGAATGGCTCGATCCTCCTGCAGAGGTTACAAGAGGCAGACAGTGGCATCTATAAAGCAACAGTTGATCTGATGAGGGATAAAACTCGGACAACCCTCCTTGAAGTTATCA AGCCTGTGCCCCAGCCTGAGCTCCAGTTCAGGTTGAACCCAGTAGGTTTGCCCATTGAGCTGGTCTGCATGGTGCCAGAAGGAACAGTGACTTCCATCTCCTGGAAGAAGGATGgacatccccttccccctgaAAAGTTCTGTCTGCTCTCTGAAAACATCACCAAGCTGCAGAtaaggaaagcagagaagtcAGACTGTGGCTCCTACTCCTGCAACGTCAGCAACGCAATAAGCTGGAAGGAGGAAGCCCGGAACCTGGTGGTGACAG TTTCCTGGGATCGCCACTTTGTGTTGCGGGGCTGCCCCCAGCATGGGgtttccctcctgccctgccttgcAGGTCTCACGCCTCCTCTACACCACATGCAGAAGCTGGTCGTCGTCACACTGATGTTCGTCACCGTCTCCACCGTCACCTTCGTTATCCTGCTCTGTCAGCCCAGAGACCACAGCTACG gagaagaggcaaagaaacatttaaatctGTCCATCCACGGGCTGCTGTGTATCTCCTCTCTCCTCATGCTTGCCACGTCCATCATCTGGATGCAGGAAAAAG GTCTTTCTGCTGTCTACATCTTGCTTGGGCTGTTCTCATTTGCTGCAGCAATAGCCACCACCtgggtgggagcagcagcagtgtggaGACCAGCAGCTCTCTACcacttcaaaagcaaaatgt ggTACCAAGTCATCCAGAGCTCCACAGCCCTCACAACCCTTGCTGTCGACTTGTTGTTCGCCACCCTCTTTCTCCACAATATCCAGGAGCTCCATG AGCAAGGTTGCTCGGAGGCCGTTGATCTGACCGTCAGCTGTGTCTGTGCTGCAACAACAATCCTCATAATGCTACTGCTCATCTTCCTGCGGT ATCACAGAAATAAGCAGAAGAGCATGGTGATGAAAAACCCGCATATGATCGAGACCACAGAAGTCATGGACAGCTTG CAGGTGATGGAAGGAACCCAAAGACAGAGGCAGGAAAGGGAGCAATGA
- the LOC135315405 gene encoding uncharacterized protein LOC135315405 isoform X3 gives MLTWLQMAIIGYLLLVLHGSSAVVETTERRVAAEGSSALMHAPDVKNRKFTEWEYIRNTTPEFILQYYADSPSPNIYPAYKGRVIFYPKNGSILLQRLQEADSGIYKATVDLMRDKTRTTLLEVIKPVPQPELQFRLNPVGLPIELVCMVPEGTVTSISWKKDGHPLPPEKFCLLSENITKLQIRKAEKSDCGSYSCNVSNAISWKEEARNLVVTGLTPPLHHMQKLVVVTLMFVTVSTVTFVILLCQPRDHSYGEEAKKHLNLSIHGLLCISSLLMLATSIIWMQEKGLSAVYILLGLFSFAAAIATTWVGAAAVWRPAALYHFKSKMWYQVIQSSTALTTLAVDLLFATLFLHNIQELHEQGCSEAVDLTVSCVCAATTILIMLLLIFLRYHRNKQKSMVMKNPHMIETTEVMDSLQVMEGTQRQRQEREQ, from the exons ATGTTAACCTGGCTGCAGATGGCCATCATAGGCT ACTTGTTGCTGGTTTTGCACGGCTCCTCTGCAGTGGTGGAAACCACAGAAAGAAGAGTCGCAGCTGAAGGATCCTCTGCGCTGATGCATGCGCCAGATGTCAAGAACAGAAAGTTCACCGAGTGGGAATATATAAGAAACACCACCCCTGAGTTCATCCTGCAGTACTATGCAGATAGCCCGTCTCCGAACATTTACCCAGCTTACAAAGGCAGAGTGATTTTCTATCCAAAGAATGGCTCGATCCTCCTGCAGAGGTTACAAGAGGCAGACAGTGGCATCTATAAAGCAACAGTTGATCTGATGAGGGATAAAACTCGGACAACCCTCCTTGAAGTTATCA AGCCTGTGCCCCAGCCTGAGCTCCAGTTCAGGTTGAACCCAGTAGGTTTGCCCATTGAGCTGGTCTGCATGGTGCCAGAAGGAACAGTGACTTCCATCTCCTGGAAGAAGGATGgacatccccttccccctgaAAAGTTCTGTCTGCTCTCTGAAAACATCACCAAGCTGCAGAtaaggaaagcagagaagtcAGACTGTGGCTCCTACTCCTGCAACGTCAGCAACGCAATAAGCTGGAAGGAGGAAGCCCGGAACCTGGTGGTGACAG GTCTCACGCCTCCTCTACACCACATGCAGAAGCTGGTCGTCGTCACACTGATGTTCGTCACCGTCTCCACCGTCACCTTCGTTATCCTGCTCTGTCAGCCCAGAGACCACAGCTACG gagaagaggcaaagaaacatttaaatctGTCCATCCACGGGCTGCTGTGTATCTCCTCTCTCCTCATGCTTGCCACGTCCATCATCTGGATGCAGGAAAAAG GTCTTTCTGCTGTCTACATCTTGCTTGGGCTGTTCTCATTTGCTGCAGCAATAGCCACCACCtgggtgggagcagcagcagtgtggaGACCAGCAGCTCTCTACcacttcaaaagcaaaatgt ggTACCAAGTCATCCAGAGCTCCACAGCCCTCACAACCCTTGCTGTCGACTTGTTGTTCGCCACCCTCTTTCTCCACAATATCCAGGAGCTCCATG AGCAAGGTTGCTCGGAGGCCGTTGATCTGACCGTCAGCTGTGTCTGTGCTGCAACAACAATCCTCATAATGCTACTGCTCATCTTCCTGCGGT ATCACAGAAATAAGCAGAAGAGCATGGTGATGAAAAACCCGCATATGATCGAGACCACAGAAGTCATGGACAGCTTG CAGGTGATGGAAGGAACCCAAAGACAGAGGCAGGAAAGGGAGCAATGA